In the Nitratiruptor sp. YY09-18 genome, TTGACACAAAAATTGATACTAACTCCAAAAGTGAGCAGTGAGGCATATACAAAAAATGAACCACGCATGGGGTATGGTGCAGGGCTTTCCAACCTCACTATAGGAGCAAGACTCAGATATGAGATCAAAAGAGAGTTTGCACCTTATGTAGGAATAGAGTGGAGTAAAAATTTTGGAAATACAAGAAAATATTCACCTTTCAATGAGCTCTATTTAGTAGGTGGAGTGAGGTTTTGGTTTTAGTCATTGAACACTTTACAAAGATGTTTTATAAAAAATAAGAGATAGATGTATAAAAAAATAAATTGACGAAAATAAGAATTAATTAAAATTTAAACTAGACTGCTATATTATTGATTATATACAGATCAAAGGAGATGCCATGAGGATCTTGAAAATAGCAGCGATGGCAACAGTGTGTTTAGTGATGTTTAGTGGATGTGCACAGATGCAGATGGGTTCACCAAAAGCCAAAACTACAGCTACCGGATCAGCAGCGGGGAGTACCTCTCAAGGAGCCAATAGGGGATTGGAACACTGTAGTAGACCTTTAGGAACCCTTGCGATTCATGAAGATACAAGTGCAAATTGGTATCAGGTACTCACAAATAATTGGCATTTAGGATCAACGGTGCCGGTACTCAAACTTCTTGCTCAGCAAAGCAACTGTTTTGTAGTAGTGGAGCGAGGACGTGGCATGAGTGATATCATGCGCGAAAGAGAGCTAGCAAAATCTGGCGAACTACGTAGGAGATCACATTTTGGAAAAGGGCAGATGGTTGCTGCCGATTATACACTCATACCTTCTATAACCTTCAGTGCAAAAAATACAAGCGGTATAGGTGGAGCTATCGGAGGACTGTTTGGCCGTGTAGCTGGAGCAATTGCAGGTGGCATCAAAACCAGTGATGCAAGCACAATTTTGACACTCGTTGACAACCGCAGTGGTGTGCAGATTGCTGCAGCTGAAGGGAGTGCGAGAAATATTGATTTCAATTTGATGGGTGGAATCTTTAGCGGTGTAGGTGCTGGTGTGGGAGGATATAGCAACACGCCAGAAGGGAAAGTAATAGTTGCAGCTTTTACAGATTCATTTAATAAACTTGTACGAGCTCTGCGAAACTATAAAGCTCAAAGAGTTGAAGGAGGCCTTGGAACTGGTGGAAAACTCAAAGTCCAAGGAAGCGAAAACACCGGTCTTGTACAGCGCTATGAAGGGGTGATTGTGAGCAGAAAATGGAATCCATCTACGAAAAGATATGATTATGTAATCATTACAAAAGATAGAAGCGAAAAATTTACCTTCAGCTCACGCAAAAAAATCCCCTACAAAGACGATCTCGTACGCTTCAATGTAATCGATGGTAAAGTCGATCCATCATCAATCCGCCTGATTGAACGCCGCTACTATCAAAAGTATTGGCAGTAAACTTTTCCGGCTCCTGCCGGGAATAGTATAAGCTGCAAAACTTCTCTCTTCCAATAGTGTTATAATTGCAAAAAGTAAAGGAACTACATTGGGACGTGCATTTGAATACCGCAAAGTAGCAAAACTAAAGCGATGGGGTGCTATGTCGAGAATCTTTCCAAAATTAGGACGTCTCATCACAATTGCAGCCAAAGAGGGTGGACCAGATCCAGAAATGAATCCAAAGCTGCGCACAGCAATCCTCAATGCCAAAGCACAGAATATGCCAAAAGACAATATAGAGGCAGCTATCAAGAGAGCAAGTGGTAAAGATGCAGCCGATATCAAAGAGATTATCTACGAAGCCAAAGGTCCCCATGGAACGCTTATGTACATCGAGACTGCTACAGATAATGGAACAAGAACAGTGGCAAATATCCGTGCGATACTGGTACGTAATGGTGGAGAACTGCTTAAAAGTGGATCTTTGGATTTTATGTTTGAGAGAAAGTCGGTTTTTAAGTTTGATAAAACTAATGATATAGATCTTGAAGAGCTTGAACTTGATCTTATAGATTATGGGCTTGAGGAGCTAGAAGAGGACAAATTACCCCAAGAAAATGGCAAAGATAGAGAAATTATTCGTGTGTATGGAGATTTCGCCTCTTTTGGAGAACTTGGCAAAGCTTTGGAAAAACGTGGAATCCAAATCACAAAAGCATCTTTGCAACGTATTCCCACATCACCCTTGGATCTAACGGAAGAGCAAATGGATGAAGTAAGTGAGCTTATTGAAAAGCTTGAAGAAGATGATGATGTGCAAGTAGTCTATACCAACTTGGCGTAAAATGACTCTCTTTATCGATGGGGATGCACTGCCTAATCTTCTCAAATCTATTCTCCTTCGTACTATCGAGCGATTGCAAATCCCCACAAAAATAGTTGCTAATAAAAAGATATATATCGGAGATTCACAATATATTCAAATGATCGTTGTTGGGCAGGGAGCTGACAAAGCGGATGATTTGATAGTAGAACTTTTGTCTCCTAGTGATCTTGTCATTACTGCTGATATACCTTTGGCTGATAGAGTTATTTCAGTCGGTGCTCATGCCATAGATCATAGAGGTATTCGCTACACTCCAGACAATATCAAACAACATTTAGTTATGCGTAATCTTATGGAGTCTATTCGAGAAAGTGGCGAGATGACAAAGGGTCCAAAACCATTTACCAAAAAAGATGCCCATGCGTTTGCCAATCAGTTGAGTGCGTTTTTACAAAAAGTCAAAAAGTAGAATAAAGTTGAGAAGTTTCGGCCAAGAGGCCGAAATATTTACAGACGAGATTCGTATCGTCTGAGCATATAGAGTCGTTTGAGCATTTTCTTGCGTGCCGCAATTTTCTCTTTTTTACGTCTTTCAGTTGGCTTTTCGTAATATCTACGAGCTCTTGCCTCTGTGACAATCAAGTTACGATCAACTTGCT is a window encoding:
- a CDS encoding CsgG/HfaB family protein, which produces MRILKIAAMATVCLVMFSGCAQMQMGSPKAKTTATGSAAGSTSQGANRGLEHCSRPLGTLAIHEDTSANWYQVLTNNWHLGSTVPVLKLLAQQSNCFVVVERGRGMSDIMRERELAKSGELRRRSHFGKGQMVAADYTLIPSITFSAKNTSGIGGAIGGLFGRVAGAIAGGIKTSDASTILTLVDNRSGVQIAAAEGSARNIDFNLMGGIFSGVGAGVGGYSNTPEGKVIVAAFTDSFNKLVRALRNYKAQRVEGGLGTGGKLKVQGSENTGLVQRYEGVIVSRKWNPSTKRYDYVIITKDRSEKFTFSSRKKIPYKDDLVRFNVIDGKVDPSSIRLIERRYYQKYWQ
- a CDS encoding YebC/PmpR family DNA-binding transcriptional regulator, with the protein product MGRAFEYRKVAKLKRWGAMSRIFPKLGRLITIAAKEGGPDPEMNPKLRTAILNAKAQNMPKDNIEAAIKRASGKDAADIKEIIYEAKGPHGTLMYIETATDNGTRTVANIRAILVRNGGELLKSGSLDFMFERKSVFKFDKTNDIDLEELELDLIDYGLEELEEDKLPQENGKDREIIRVYGDFASFGELGKALEKRGIQITKASLQRIPTSPLDLTEEQMDEVSELIEKLEEDDDVQVVYTNLA
- a CDS encoding YaiI/YqxD family protein: MTLFIDGDALPNLLKSILLRTIERLQIPTKIVANKKIYIGDSQYIQMIVVGQGADKADDLIVELLSPSDLVITADIPLADRVISVGAHAIDHRGIRYTPDNIKQHLVMRNLMESIRESGEMTKGPKPFTKKDAHAFANQLSAFLQKVKK
- the rpsU gene encoding 30S ribosomal protein S21; translation: MPGILVRPDQSFEEAYRLFKKQVDRNLIVTEARARRYYEKPTERRKKEKIAARKKMLKRLYMLRRYESRL